One window of Papaver somniferum cultivar HN1 chromosome 9, ASM357369v1, whole genome shotgun sequence genomic DNA carries:
- the LOC113312351 gene encoding uncharacterized protein LOC113312351: MDQTEERKSRYVAHPSTLSKSFNNWILEFKNLKVMKKNSEKRVEDLENFNTRLTPVYEAILKENIDIGHTWIVVESMERLYEVKSPRSHSVDLLEGTCTCHRWRVNGFPCAHACVAIQATREDIYSFVDPYFTTEWYNNTYQEIILPIPNYDKPRSYDPSDRVIVPFHVPPPGRRRAQRFKNTWEKQKRHMMCTKCFTLGHHNRATCPMI; this comes from the exons ATGGACCAAACAGAAGAAAGAAAATCCAG ATATGTTGCTCACCCTTCAACTCTTTCTAAGTCATTCAATAATTGGATTCTTGAGTTCAAAAA TTTGAAGGTTATGAAGAAGAATTCTGAGAAAAGGGTAGAAGATCTTGAAAATTTCAACACTAGGCTCACTCCCGTATACGAGGCTATATTAAAAGAAAACATCGACATTGGTCATACTTGGATTGTTGTTGAATCCATGGAAAGATTGTATGAAGTCAAGTCTCCCCGGTCTCATTCTGTAGATCTGTTGGAGGGAACTTGTACGTGTCACAGGTGGCGAGTAAATGGTTTTCCTTGTGCACATGCTTGTGTTGCCATTCAAGCTACGAGGGAGGATATTTATTCATTTGTTGATCCATACTTCACCACTGAATGGTATAACAATACATACCAGGAGATCATCTTGCCAATCCCCAATTATGACAAGCCGCGgtcttatgatcctagtgatagggttATTGTTCCTTTTCATGTTCCTCCACCTGGTAGACGAAGAGCACAACGTTTTAAGAATACTTGGGAGAAGCAAAAGAGGCAtatgatgtgcacaaagtgcttcacCCTTGGTCACCACAACAGAGCTACTTGCCCCATGATTTGA
- the LOC113312352 gene encoding uncharacterized protein LOC113312352 yields the protein MSLFKKTYGSNIKYHHARRGKEAVFEEQFGDNEKSYNDVTWYAKAIEQTNPDSFVKFEVDQATRRFQRIFICFGACKRSYRYLRPMIYLDATFLTGRFRSTLTAGTCINGNDGFYPFAFAPVSTENKDNWFWFLDNLKQVVDRRPIIFLSDRHEGLLQGIPNSFPDSYHSYCFYHIKCNLPIGSGDANFKVVIDLFYKAGYSYTSANFEEALRGMHAIRCGHVSNYLRTIPKEKWTNAFLPVCRYVSHSSTLFESFNNWILEFKKLSAFGLLDAIR from the coding sequence ATGTCACtttttaagaagacttatgggtccaatattaagtatcaccatgcccgtaGAGGGAAAGAAGCCGTATTTGAAGAACAATTTGGTGATAACGAGAAGTCGTATAACGATGTAACTTGGTATGCCAAAGCcattgagcaaactaatcctgatAGCTTTGTGAAATTTGAAGTTGATCAAGCAACCAGAAGATTTCAGCGGATTTTCATTTGTTTCGGTGCTTGCAAGCGTAGCTATAGGTATCTCAggcccatgatttacttggacgctactttccttactggtagattcAGGAGTACTTTGACGGCTGGAACATGTATCAATGGAAATGATGGTTTTTACCCATTTGCTTTTGCTCCTGTGTCTACTGAAAACAAAgataattggttttggtttctggatAATCTTAAACAAGTGGTCGATCGTCGTCCGATTATTTTCCTTAGTGATCGTCACGAAGGACTTTTGCAGGGCATTCCAAATTCATTTCCTGATTCATATCACAGCTATTGCTTTTACCACATCAAGTGCAATCTCCCTATTGGATCAGGTGATGCGAATTTCAAGGTCgttattgatttgttttacaaagctgGTTACTCTTACACATCAGCTaactttgaagaagctttgcGGGGCATGCATGCAATTAGATGTGGACATGTTTCTAATTATCTCAGGACTATTCCAAAGGAGAAATGGACAAATGCATTTTTACCTGTATGCAGATATGTTTctcactcttcaactctttttgaGTCATTCAATAACTGGATTCTTGAGTTCAAAAAATTGTCTGCTTTTGGTCTTCTTGATGCGATACGATGA
- the LOC113310669 gene encoding E3 ubiquitin-protein ligase RHF2A-like: MDETKKTEKHLISPAAFVEGGVQDACDDACSICLEAFTESDPSTVTTCKHEFHLQCILEWAQRSSQCPMCWQAISLKDATSQELFTATEQERNFQLRPSRNATIFHHPTLRNFDLPHLSVGANDSELEERILQHLAAAAAMGRAHHFARRESQRTSSNQGHSPYMFSPNSDVGPSGPVSGITSQRRREHERNPLVTGVSPSAPLVRNGEEPPQSGSMLPSVRSDQIPGQARSSNLASSRRRTSFSNTSSASRSSSINRDRAGPSDFQSFSESLKSRLNSVSMRYKESISKGTRGWKERLFSRSSCIKDLGSEVTREVNAGLASVSRMMERLETRENSRSTDSSVLNNLDMEDTDVSNQGVGEGHANTSPISDRNTSVSCAARPSPV, translated from the exons ATGGATGAAACCAAGAAAACCGAGAAACATCTCATATCCCCCGCTGCTTTTGTGGAAGGGGGAGTACAAGATGCCTGTGATGATGCTTGCAGTATATGTCTAGAAGCCTTCACTGAAAGCGATCCTTCAACG GTGACAACTTGCAAGCACGAGTTCCATCTTCAGTGCATCCTCGAATG GGCTCAGCGAAGTTCCCAGTGCCCCATGTGTTGGCAAGCCATAAGCCTGAAGGATGCTACCAG CCAGGAACTCTTTACGGCAACAGAGCAGGAGAGAAACTTCCAACTTCGTCCATCCCGAAATGCCACAATATTTCATCATCCCACCTTGCGCAATTTTGACTTACCACAT TTATCAGTTGGTGCAAATGATTCCGAACTTGAAGAGCGTATACTTCAGCATTTAGCTGCTGCTGCCGCAATGGGAAGAGCACATCATTTCGCTAGGAGGGAAAGCCAGCGGACATCTTCAAATCAAGGTCATTCACCATACATGTTCTCCCCCAACTCTGACGTTGGTCCAAGTGGTCCTGTTTCTGGCATTACttcccaaagaagaagagaaCATGAGCGAAATCCACTAGTAACTGGAGTTAGTCCGTCAGCACCTCTTGTACGGAATGGAGAAGAACCTCCTCAATCTGGATCGATGTTGCCTTCTGTTCGATCTGACCAGATTCCTGGCCAAGCGAGATCTAGCAATTTAGCCTCCAGCCGGCGTCGAACCTCTTTCAGTAATAC TAGTTCTGCCAGTCGATCTTCCTCGATCAATCGAGATAGGGCTGGACCATCTGATTTCCAATCGTTTTCGGAGTCTCTAAAATCTCGACTCAATTCAGTCTCAATGAG ATACAAAGAGTCGATCTCAAAGGGTACAAGAGGATGGAAGGAAAGGCTATTCTCTAGGAGCAGTTGCATTAAAGATCTTGGTTCAGAAGTTACAAGAGAGGTAAACGCTGGACTTGCTAGCGTATCACGAATGATGGAGCGCCTTGAGACCAGGGAAAACAGTAGATCAACTGATTCCTCGGTATTAAATAACTTGGATATGGAAGATACAGATGTGAGTAACCAAGGAGTTGGGGAAGGTCATGCTAACACCAGCCCTATCAGTGATAGGAATACATCAGTTTCTTGTGCTGCACGTCCTAGTCCAGTTTAA
- the LOC113312353 gene encoding DEAD-box ATP-dependent RNA helicase 42-like translates to MKFAKVLGIRSVPVNGGSQTNKQINALKNGAEIVICTPGRMINFLCKNNGRMINLHKVTYLVLDEADRMFDMGFEPQITHIVQSTRPNRQTVLFSATFPRTVEQLTLQILTKPVDIQVGGRNVVNKDISQLVEVRSESEWLLRLLELLGKWYEKGKILIFVQSQATCDSLLKNLLSHGYTCLSLHGAKNQMDRESEISDFRNDVSKILIATSIAARGLDVKELELVINFHVPNHYEDYIHRVGRTGRDGRKES, encoded by the coding sequence TTGCTAAAGTGCTGGGTATCCGGTCTGTTCCCGTTAATGGAGGATCACAAACCAACAAACAGATCAATGCCTTAAAGAATGGAGCCGAGATTGTTATTTGTACTCCGGGTAGGATGATCAACTTTCTATGTAAAAATAATGGGAGAATGATAAACCTTCATAAGGTTACTTATCTTGTTTTGGATGAGGCTGATAGAATGTTTGACATGGGTTTTGAACCTCAAATAACTCACATTGTTCAAAGTACACGACCTAATCGCCAGACTGTGCTCTTCTCTGCCACATTTCCGCGTACAGTTGAGCAACTGACACTCCAGATACTGACTAAGCCTGTCGATATACAGGTAGGAGGAAGGAACGTAGTGAACAAGGATATAAGTCAGTTGGTTGAGGTGAGATCAGAGAGTGAATGGTTGCTAAGGTTATTGGAGCTCCTTGGAAAATGGTACGAGAAGGGtaagattttgatttttgttcAGTCGCAAGCTACATGTGATTCTTTGTTAAAGAATCTATTAAGCCATGGATATACTTGCCTCTCACTTCATGGAGCCAAGAACCAGATGGATCGTGAGTCGGAAATTTCAGATTTCAGGAATGATGTCAGTAAGATATTGATTGCCACAAGCATTGCTGCTAGGGGATTAGATGTGAAGGAGCTTGAACTGGTCATCAACTTCCATGTCCCAAACCACTATGAAGACTACATCCATCGTGTTGGTAGGACAGGTAGAGATGGAAGGAAAGAATCATGA